In Fundulus heteroclitus isolate FHET01 chromosome 16, MU-UCD_Fhet_4.1, whole genome shotgun sequence, a single genomic region encodes these proteins:
- the ier2a gene encoding immediate early response gene 2 protein: MEVSAEARRIMVVALGKLYSSRTQRGGLRLHRSLLLTLVMKSARDIYHAAQTTAESMEEEQQEQQHSEVEMAAEASGVQELQGPSASLPHLAADADAQSGTGKQENTCLSGPPHHTRKRRGKATAEPDFLPCKKAKMEYGTAQQLLVSSVLVDYANCSSELGPSPSAVPLPTVIAAC, translated from the coding sequence ATGGAGGTCAGCGCCGAAGCCAGGAGGATCATGGTGGTCGCTTTGGGGAAACTGTACAGCTCCCGCACGCAGCGCGGCGGTCTCCGCCTGCACCGGAGCCTGCTCTTGACTCTGGTGATGAAATCCGCTCGGGACATTTACCACGCGGCACAGACGACGGCGGAAAGCATGGAGgaagagcagcaggagcagcagcactCCGAGGTTGAGATGGCCGCAGAGGCGAGCGGCGTCCAAGAGCTCCAGGGTCCCTCCGCGTCTCTTCCTCACCTGGCCGCCGACGCGGACGCGCAGAGCGGCACGGGAAAGCAGGAGAACACCTGCCTGAGCGGGCCGCCGCACCACACGCGGAAAAGACGGGGCAAAGCTACCGCCGAGCCGGACTTCCTGCCCTGCAAGAAGGCGAAAATGGAGTACGGGACTGCTCAACAGCTCCTCGTCAGCTCAGTTTTGGTGGACTACGCGAACTGTAGCAGTGAGCTGGGACCTTCTCCAAGCGCCGTGCCCCTACCGACAGTCATAGCAGCGTGTTGA